The following coding sequences are from one Natrarchaeobaculum sulfurireducens window:
- the nucS gene encoding endonuclease NucS, whose amino-acid sequence MTTTDRADATILELPSLEDACEGITDGLDRDALVTVFGRCTVDYDGRASSQLEAGDRHVMCKPDGTTLVHGFEGQQPINWQPPGCDVSVSCDHDAPALVLESVRSTPEERLSVRFVRVVQVAALSGTDDSDLTLSGTEADLRERLLETPELLEPGFRPLATERETRAGAIDIYGEDDAGRTVVVELKRRRVGPDAVGQLRRYVDALERDLHADASVRGILVAPSVTDRAERLLADHGLEFVSLEPTTE is encoded by the coding sequence GTGACCACCACCGACCGTGCCGACGCCACGATCCTCGAGTTACCCTCGCTCGAGGACGCCTGTGAGGGAATCACCGACGGGCTCGACCGGGACGCGCTCGTGACGGTGTTCGGCCGGTGTACCGTCGATTACGACGGCCGTGCCTCGAGTCAGCTCGAGGCCGGTGACCGCCACGTCATGTGCAAACCCGACGGCACGACACTGGTCCACGGCTTCGAGGGCCAACAGCCGATCAACTGGCAGCCACCGGGTTGTGACGTGTCGGTCTCCTGTGACCACGACGCGCCGGCGCTCGTCCTCGAGAGCGTCCGATCGACGCCAGAGGAGCGACTGAGCGTTCGCTTCGTGCGTGTGGTTCAGGTCGCGGCCCTTTCGGGAACGGACGACAGTGATCTCACCCTTTCGGGGACGGAAGCGGACCTGCGCGAGCGCCTTCTCGAAACGCCCGAACTACTCGAGCCCGGCTTTCGGCCACTCGCCACCGAGCGTGAGACGCGTGCGGGGGCCATCGACATCTACGGCGAGGACGACGCCGGTCGGACCGTCGTCGTCGAACTCAAGCGCCGCCGCGTCGGCCCCGATGCCGTCGGCCAGTTACGCCGGTACGTTGACGCCCTCGAGCGGGACCTCCACGCCGACGCGAGCGTTCGGGGCATCCTTGTTGCGCCGTCGGTGACCGACCGTGCCGAGCGCCTGCTCGCCGACCACGGCCTCGAGTTCGTCTCGCTCGAGCCGACGACTGAGTAA
- a CDS encoding beta-CASP ribonuclease aCPSF1: MSTVEQQLDDLKAEITSELPSDISVSSVKYEGPELVVYTRDPKKFARQGDLIRRLASKLRKRITVRPDPSVLSHPEEAREEITNVVPDEAGVTDLDFHADTGEVVIEAEKPGMVIGRHGSTLRDITKNVGWTPEVVRTPPIESSTVSNVRSFLKQERDERRDILEKVGRQIHREEMSDDEYVRITTLGCCREVGRAAFILSTPETRILIDCGDKPGAEGEVPYLHAPEALGAGPQNIDAVVLTHAHLDHSALIPLLFKYGYDGPIYCTEPTRDLMGLLTLDYLDVAAKEGRTPPYESEQVREAIKHCIPLEYGNVTDIAPDVKLTFHNAGHILGSAVSHFHIGDGLYNVCFSGDIHYEDTRLFNGAVNDFPRVETLVLESTYGGRNDYQTDQKDSEEKLKEVIRDTHERGGKILIPAFAVGRSQEIMLVIEEAMRNGDIPSMPVHLDGMIWEATAIHTTYPEYLRDDLRDRIFHEDENPFLAEEFNHIDGGEEERQDVADGGPAIILSTSGMVTGGPIMSWLGHIGPDPDSTLVFVGYQAQGTLGRRIQTGWDEIPTSEVGPANGNNGRGTLSLSLDVETVDGFSGHADRAGLENFVKTMNPRPEKVLCVHGDERSTQDLSSALYHDYNMRTFAPKNLETFRFL, encoded by the coding sequence ATGAGCACTGTAGAGCAGCAACTTGACGATCTGAAAGCAGAGATCACGAGCGAGTTACCGAGTGACATCTCGGTCTCCTCGGTGAAATACGAAGGCCCGGAGCTGGTGGTGTACACCCGCGATCCGAAGAAGTTCGCCCGGCAAGGTGATCTCATACGAAGACTCGCGAGCAAGCTCCGAAAGCGGATCACCGTCCGACCCGACCCGAGCGTTCTTTCACACCCCGAGGAGGCCCGTGAGGAGATTACGAACGTCGTTCCGGACGAGGCTGGTGTCACCGACCTCGACTTCCACGCAGACACCGGCGAAGTCGTCATCGAGGCCGAAAAGCCCGGCATGGTCATCGGCCGCCACGGCTCGACGCTTCGCGACATCACCAAAAACGTCGGCTGGACGCCGGAAGTCGTCCGGACGCCACCGATCGAGTCCTCCACCGTCTCGAACGTTCGGAGCTTCCTCAAACAGGAACGCGACGAACGTCGCGACATCCTCGAGAAGGTCGGTCGACAGATTCACCGCGAGGAGATGTCCGACGACGAGTACGTCCGCATTACGACGCTTGGGTGTTGCCGAGAGGTCGGACGTGCCGCGTTTATTCTTTCGACGCCCGAAACCCGAATTCTGATCGACTGCGGCGACAAACCGGGCGCCGAAGGCGAGGTCCCGTACCTCCACGCACCAGAAGCCCTGGGCGCAGGCCCACAGAACATCGACGCCGTCGTCCTGACGCACGCCCACCTCGACCACTCCGCGCTCATCCCGCTGTTGTTCAAGTACGGCTACGACGGACCGATCTACTGTACCGAGCCGACTCGCGACCTGATGGGCCTACTAACCCTCGACTACCTCGACGTCGCCGCCAAAGAAGGGCGTACGCCCCCCTACGAGTCCGAGCAGGTCCGCGAGGCGATCAAACACTGCATCCCGCTCGAGTACGGCAACGTAACCGACATCGCCCCCGACGTCAAACTCACCTTCCACAACGCGGGCCACATCCTCGGCTCGGCCGTCTCGCACTTCCACATCGGCGACGGCCTCTACAACGTCTGTTTCTCCGGCGACATCCACTACGAGGACACCCGCCTGTTCAACGGCGCGGTCAACGACTTCCCGCGCGTGGAGACGCTCGTCCTCGAGTCGACGTACGGCGGTCGGAACGACTATCAAACCGACCAGAAAGACTCCGAAGAAAAGCTCAAGGAGGTCATCAGGGACACCCACGAACGCGGCGGCAAAATCCTCATCCCCGCGTTCGCTGTCGGTCGCTCCCAGGAGATCATGCTCGTCATCGAGGAGGCGATGCGAAACGGCGACATTCCTTCGATGCCGGTCCACTTAGACGGGATGATCTGGGAAGCCACCGCCATCCACACCACCTATCCCGAGTACCTCCGTGACGACCTGCGCGATCGGATCTTCCACGAGGACGAGAACCCATTCCTCGCCGAGGAGTTCAACCACATCGACGGCGGCGAGGAAGAACGCCAGGACGTCGCCGACGGCGGCCCTGCGATCATCCTCTCGACGTCCGGTATGGTCACCGGCGGCCCCATCATGTCCTGGCTCGGCCACATCGGCCCCGACCCGGACTCGACGCTCGTCTTCGTCGGCTACCAGGCCCAGGGAACCCTCGGGCGGCGCATCCAGACCGGCTGGGACGAGATCCCGACCAGCGAGGTCGGCCCCGCCAACGGCAACAACGGCCGCGGCACGCTCTCGCTCAGCCTCGACGTCGAGACCGTCGACGGCTTCTCCGGCCACGCCGACCGCGCCGGCTTAGAGAACTTCGTGAAGACGATGAACCCGCGCCCTGAGAAGGTGCTCTGTGTCCACGGCGACGAACGCTCCACCCAGGACCTCTCCTCGGCACTCTATCACGACTACAACATGCGGACGTTCGCCCCGAAGAATTTAGAGACGTTCCGCTTCCTCTGA
- the bluB gene encoding 5,6-dimethylbenzimidazole synthase — MVTFTDDELAGVYKAIYARRDIRRFAEDPVPDAVLERILEAAHHAPSVGFSQPWDLVVVTDDETKTEIAEIADRAIAAAREGYEEPRRSEFAALKLEGIRESPVNICVTCDPTRGAPHVLGRSSMKRTDVYSTCLAIQNLWLAARAEGIGVGWVSVLYPYEVQQVLDIPPHVKPIAYLCVGYPEDGFPEEPVLQQEGWRERIDVDDLLHEERWEGTDR; from the coding sequence ATGGTTACATTCACTGACGACGAGCTGGCTGGTGTCTACAAGGCCATTTACGCCCGCCGGGATATCCGTCGCTTCGCCGAGGACCCCGTTCCGGATGCGGTCCTCGAACGGATACTCGAGGCCGCCCACCACGCGCCGAGCGTCGGCTTCTCACAGCCGTGGGACCTCGTGGTCGTCACCGACGACGAGACGAAAACCGAGATTGCGGAGATCGCCGACCGGGCCATCGCGGCCGCCCGCGAAGGCTACGAGGAGCCCAGACGCTCCGAGTTCGCGGCGCTCAAACTCGAGGGGATTCGCGAGTCGCCGGTCAACATTTGCGTGACCTGTGATCCGACGCGAGGTGCCCCGCACGTCCTCGGCCGGAGTTCGATGAAACGGACCGACGTCTACTCGACCTGTCTCGCGATCCAGAACCTCTGGCTGGCCGCGAGGGCCGAAGGTATCGGTGTTGGATGGGTGAGCGTGCTCTACCCATACGAGGTCCAGCAGGTACTCGACATCCCGCCGCACGTCAAGCCCATCGCCTATCTCTGCGTTGGCTATCCAGAAGACGGGTTTCCGGAGGAACCGGTCCTCCAGCAGGAAGGCTGGCGCGAGCGAATCGACGTCGACGACCTTCTCCACGAAGAGCGCTGGGAAGGTACCGACCGGTAA
- a CDS encoding endonuclease III domain-containing protein has protein sequence MSEDPEPAVNISGGEAGGGVVAEFDPATADTRAERVVDRLGQLYWQKRYGGRDAVTCLVRTILSQNTSDKASQPAHDALVERYDVPDADLAESLAAAEQATLAATISSAGLYNQKSEILIDTAEWILEEFDSAAAFDVFVKDEDPEAVRETLLEVRGVGPKTADCVLLFAGGRVGVFPVDTHVHRIYRRLGIAPADADHEAVREVLEREVPAAKCGFGHTATIQFGRDYCTARKPACLEDPDACPMGDLCDQIGVYPATGEVVDPADAVN, from the coding sequence ATGAGCGAGGATCCAGAGCCTGCGGTCAACATCAGTGGTGGCGAGGCTGGTGGCGGTGTCGTCGCCGAGTTCGATCCTGCGACGGCCGATACGCGCGCCGAACGCGTCGTTGACCGTCTCGGCCAGTTGTACTGGCAAAAGCGCTACGGCGGACGGGACGCCGTCACCTGTCTCGTCCGGACTATCCTGAGTCAGAACACGAGCGACAAGGCCAGCCAGCCGGCCCACGACGCATTGGTCGAACGCTACGATGTACCTGACGCTGATCTCGCCGAATCGCTCGCAGCCGCCGAACAGGCCACGCTCGCAGCGACTATCAGTTCCGCAGGACTGTACAACCAGAAATCCGAAATCCTGATCGACACTGCCGAGTGGATCCTCGAGGAGTTCGACTCCGCTGCGGCGTTCGATGTATTCGTCAAAGACGAGGATCCAGAGGCGGTCCGTGAGACACTCCTCGAGGTCCGTGGCGTCGGTCCAAAAACCGCCGACTGCGTGTTGCTGTTCGCCGGTGGTCGTGTGGGCGTCTTTCCGGTCGATACGCACGTCCACCGGATCTATCGTCGGCTGGGGATCGCGCCGGCCGACGCCGATCACGAGGCGGTTCGCGAGGTACTAGAGCGTGAGGTGCCCGCGGCGAAGTGTGGCTTCGGGCATACGGCGACGATCCAGTTCGGCCGGGACTACTGCACGGCGCGCAAGCCAGCGTGTCTCGAAGACCCCGACGCATGTCCGATGGGGGATCTTTGCGACCAGATCGGCGTCTATCCCGCGACGGGCGAGGTCGTCGATCCAGCCGACGCGGTGAATTGA
- a CDS encoding DUF371 domain-containing protein, with translation MEEVIHARGHEHVSAEHASTFEVTTDDYLTPAGDCILAIEADRAPTDFDPEFVEACRDSDATITFEIEAGGHRDSVTGRGDPDLEFANERSAVGRTSEYVDDRTILLEASGAASAFDRDLVDALADGAAARVTLRVESDLVDQ, from the coding sequence ATGGAAGAAGTGATCCACGCCCGGGGCCACGAACACGTCTCGGCCGAGCACGCGAGCACGTTCGAAGTGACGACGGACGACTACCTCACACCCGCCGGTGACTGCATCCTCGCGATCGAGGCCGACCGCGCGCCCACCGACTTCGATCCCGAGTTCGTCGAGGCCTGTCGTGACTCCGATGCGACGATCACGTTCGAGATCGAAGCCGGCGGCCACCGCGACTCGGTGACCGGACGGGGCGATCCCGACCTCGAGTTTGCGAACGAGCGAAGCGCGGTCGGCCGAACCAGCGAGTACGTCGACGATCGGACGATCCTGCTCGAGGCGTCGGGCGCTGCGTCGGCGTTCGACCGTGATCTCGTCGACGCGCTGGCCGACGGAGCGGCGGCGAGGGTCACCCTTCGCGTCGAGTCGGACCTCGTCGATCAGTAA
- a CDS encoding alkaline phosphatase family protein, whose protein sequence is MGLFDRLRGDGSPRVAFIGVDGVPYSLLSEHEELFPNFAAIADEGSAGEISSIVPPESSACWPSLTTGMNPGETGVYGFQDRENGTYDTYVPMGRDVQADRLWDRVQEAGRRATVMNVPVTFPPQRNVQRMVSGFLSSGLEKAAYPDDVRETLESLEYRIDVNPKLGHETDKAEFIEDAHATLDARFEAFKHYVEEDDWDLFFGVFMTTDRVNHFLFEEYERDGEYRAEFIDFYRKVDEYIGRLRAALADDVTLVVASDHGFTSLDYEVHCNEWLREEGWLSFSTDEPAELGDIADETKAYSFIPGRFYLNLEGREPRGSVPEDEYTEVRDELKAQLLELESPDGRPVVDRVVEKEDAFRGDHDDIAPDLVAIPTNGFDLKSGFKADSAIFDTGPRNGMHSFDDTALYVDHPDASIEGADLFDIAPTILDVMDVEYSRGEFDGASLV, encoded by the coding sequence ATGGGCCTATTCGATCGATTGCGGGGTGACGGCAGCCCCCGGGTCGCGTTTATCGGCGTCGATGGCGTGCCATACAGTCTCTTGTCGGAACACGAGGAACTGTTCCCGAACTTCGCAGCGATCGCCGACGAGGGATCAGCGGGCGAAATCTCGAGTATCGTCCCGCCGGAATCGAGCGCCTGTTGGCCGTCGCTGACGACTGGAATGAACCCCGGTGAAACCGGCGTTTACGGCTTCCAGGACCGTGAAAATGGGACGTACGACACGTACGTCCCGATGGGCCGTGACGTGCAGGCCGACCGCCTCTGGGATCGGGTTCAGGAGGCCGGACGTCGAGCGACCGTTATGAACGTCCCAGTGACGTTCCCGCCCCAGCGAAACGTCCAGCGGATGGTCTCGGGCTTTCTCTCGAGCGGTCTAGAGAAGGCTGCCTATCCGGACGACGTTCGCGAGACGCTCGAGTCGCTCGAGTACCGGATCGACGTCAACCCGAAACTGGGCCACGAGACGGACAAGGCGGAGTTTATCGAGGACGCCCACGCGACGCTCGACGCTCGCTTCGAGGCGTTCAAACACTACGTCGAGGAAGACGATTGGGATCTCTTTTTCGGCGTCTTCATGACGACCGACCGGGTCAATCACTTCCTGTTCGAGGAGTACGAACGCGACGGCGAGTATCGAGCGGAGTTCATCGACTTCTATCGGAAAGTCGACGAGTATATCGGCCGACTGCGTGCGGCGCTCGCCGACGACGTCACCCTCGTCGTCGCTTCAGATCACGGCTTTACGAGTTTAGATTACGAGGTCCACTGCAACGAGTGGCTCCGCGAGGAGGGCTGGCTCTCCTTTTCGACCGACGAGCCCGCCGAACTGGGAGACATCGCCGACGAGACGAAAGCGTACTCGTTCATCCCCGGCCGGTTCTACCTCAACCTCGAAGGTCGTGAGCCCCGTGGCTCCGTTCCCGAAGACGAGTACACCGAGGTTCGTGATGAACTCAAAGCCCAGCTACTCGAGCTCGAGAGCCCCGACGGCCGACCAGTCGTCGATCGAGTCGTCGAGAAAGAAGACGCATTCCGTGGCGACCACGACGACATCGCGCCGGATCTGGTCGCGATCCCGACCAACGGTTTCGATCTGAAATCCGGCTTCAAGGCTGATTCTGCGATCTTCGATACGGGGCCGCGAAACGGCATGCACAGCTTCGACGACACGGCGTTGTACGTCGACCATCCGGACGCGTCGATCGAGGGTGCCGACCTGTTCGACATCGCCCCAACGATTCTGGACGTGATGGACGTCGAGTACAGCCGCGGCGAGTTCGACGGCGCAAGTCTCGTCTGA
- a CDS encoding inorganic diphosphatase, protein MVNLWEDVETGPNPPEEIYAVVECLKGERNKYEYDKDVPGVVLDRVLHSNVHYPSDYGFIPQSYYDDEDPFDVLVLVEDQTFPGCVIEARPVALMKMDDDGEQDDKVIAVPTEDPRFDHIEDLEDIPQQKRDEIDEFFSTYKNLEAGKEVETLGWEDKQAAYDAIEHAQDLYEEHFE, encoded by the coding sequence ATGGTAAACCTCTGGGAAGACGTAGAAACCGGACCGAACCCACCAGAAGAGATCTACGCCGTGGTCGAGTGTCTCAAGGGTGAACGCAACAAGTACGAGTACGACAAGGACGTCCCCGGCGTCGTCTTAGACCGCGTGCTCCACTCGAACGTTCACTACCCGAGCGACTACGGCTTTATTCCGCAGTCGTACTACGACGACGAGGACCCCTTCGACGTGCTCGTCCTCGTCGAAGACCAGACGTTCCCCGGCTGCGTGATCGAAGCTCGCCCGGTCGCGCTGATGAAAATGGACGACGACGGTGAACAGGACGACAAGGTAATCGCCGTCCCCACCGAGGACCCGCGGTTCGATCACATCGAAGATCTCGAGGACATCCCACAGCAAAAACGAGACGAGATCGACGAGTTCTTCTCGACCTACAAGAACTTAGAGGCCGGCAAGGAAGTCGAGACCCTGGGCTGGGAGGACAAGCAGGCCGCCTACGACGCGATCGAGCACGCCCAGGACCTCTACGAGGAACACTTCGAGTAG
- a CDS encoding PadR family transcriptional regulator, with protein sequence MSEAQSITGEQSIARELTAFQTNILVILAKEPMYGLAIKRELEDYYGTEVNHGRLYPNLDELVDLGLVEKSELDKRTNQYSLTDDGYEAVLDGVRWTFSKVVTDDDRADEIRELVDESY encoded by the coding sequence ATGTCAGAGGCACAATCAATCACCGGCGAACAGAGTATTGCACGCGAACTTACCGCGTTCCAGACGAACATCCTCGTCATCCTCGCCAAAGAACCGATGTACGGGCTGGCGATCAAGCGCGAACTCGAGGACTACTACGGGACGGAAGTCAACCACGGTCGACTCTACCCCAACCTCGACGAGCTCGTCGACCTTGGACTGGTCGAAAAGAGCGAACTCGACAAGCGAACCAACCAGTACTCCCTGACCGATGACGGCTACGAAGCCGTCCTCGACGGCGTCCGTTGGACCTTCTCGAAGGTCGTCACCGACGACGACCGCGCCGACGAGATCCGCGAACTGGTCGACGAGAGCTACTGA
- a CDS encoding DUF7108 family protein: MSDQMDDADPTDGGSDADGSHDELPAEVIEEAERLTRLARSVPEDAEAEAHAERRATLLDEHHFTARIRDEDGDAVLVLHPAEWHDDGVIRTDRIEDLSRAIERPLEGTGDPDDWSDVDAQNRELASAVRAAHGDVHGDNADALADFGSNHYAKPIESLTGPELTEFRLEYFVRNAWPSAAQRAVIDDSITLVYETAGETVPEYRFQ; this comes from the coding sequence ATGAGCGATCAGATGGACGACGCCGATCCGACCGACGGTGGGTCCGACGCCGACGGTTCCCACGATGAACTCCCGGCCGAGGTCATCGAGGAAGCCGAACGATTGACCAGGTTAGCGCGGTCCGTACCGGAAGACGCAGAAGCCGAGGCACACGCCGAGCGACGGGCAACGCTTCTCGACGAACACCACTTCACTGCCCGGATTCGAGACGAGGACGGTGATGCGGTCCTCGTCCTCCATCCTGCAGAGTGGCACGACGACGGCGTCATCAGAACCGACCGTATCGAGGATCTCTCCCGAGCCATCGAACGACCGCTCGAGGGCACTGGTGATCCCGACGACTGGTCGGACGTCGACGCCCAGAATCGGGAACTCGCGTCTGCGGTGCGTGCGGCCCACGGCGACGTCCATGGCGACAACGCCGACGCGCTCGCCGATTTCGGGAGCAACCACTACGCGAAGCCGATCGAGTCGTTGACAGGGCCGGAGCTCACGGAGTTTCGCCTCGAATATTTCGTCCGAAATGCGTGGCCGTCAGCTGCCCAGCGGGCTGTGATCGACGATTCGATCACGCTCGTCTACGAGACGGCCGGAGAAACGGTGCCCGAGTACCGTTTTCAGTAG
- the rnhA gene encoding ribonuclease HI, protein MPVIECDVDVARERLEDAGVAVEDGNTDHERWRASRGNATAVAYDDKVVIQGETPRELEAVLRAESGRAHVHFDGAARGNPGPAAIGWVIVTGDGIVAEGSKRIGTGTNNQAEYEALIAALEAVREYGYDEVHLRGDSELVVKQVRGEYNTNNPELREKRVTVHELLSQFDEWTLEHVPREVNEHADELANAALDRS, encoded by the coding sequence ATGCCCGTTATCGAGTGTGACGTCGACGTCGCTCGTGAACGCCTCGAGGACGCCGGTGTAGCCGTCGAAGACGGCAACACTGACCACGAACGCTGGCGCGCGAGTCGAGGAAATGCCACGGCCGTCGCCTACGACGACAAGGTGGTCATCCAGGGTGAAACACCACGAGAACTCGAGGCCGTGCTTCGGGCGGAGAGCGGCCGCGCACATGTCCATTTCGACGGTGCGGCCCGCGGAAACCCGGGCCCGGCAGCGATTGGCTGGGTGATCGTCACTGGCGACGGTATCGTCGCAGAAGGAAGCAAGCGAATCGGGACGGGGACGAACAACCAGGCCGAGTACGAGGCGCTGATCGCCGCCCTCGAGGCCGTCCGAGAGTACGGGTACGACGAGGTCCACCTCCGCGGCGACTCCGAACTCGTGGTCAAACAGGTTCGCGGCGAGTACAACACGAACAACCCCGAACTGCGCGAGAAACGCGTCACGGTCCACGAACTCCTCTCGCAGTTCGACGAGTGGACCCTCGAGCACGTTCCTCGTGAGGTCAACGAGCACGCAGACGAACTCGCAAACGCGGCGCTCGATCGGTCGTAA
- a CDS encoding transcription initiation factor IIB: protein MTRSTRQRERTRETDETEQQEGVRACPECESENLVKDSDRGELICEDCGLVVEEEKIDPGPEWRAFNHQERQQKSRVGAPTTQTMHDKGLTTTIDWKDKDAYGRSISSKKRSQMHRLRKWQERIRTKDAGERNLQFALSEIDRMASALGVPRSVREVASVIYRRALKEDLIRGRSIEGVATSALYAACRKEGIPRSLEEISEVSRVERKEIGRTYRYISQELGLEMRPVDPKKYVPRFCSELELSEEVQTKANEIIEKTAEEGLLSGKSPTGYAAAAIYAASLLCNEKKTQREVADVAQVTEVTIRNRYQEQIEAMGIHG, encoded by the coding sequence ATGACACGGTCCACCCGCCAGCGGGAGCGAACGCGTGAGACGGACGAGACCGAGCAACAGGAGGGGGTACGTGCCTGTCCCGAGTGTGAATCGGAGAACCTCGTCAAGGACTCAGACCGGGGTGAGCTCATCTGTGAAGACTGTGGGCTCGTCGTGGAAGAAGAAAAAATCGATCCGGGCCCTGAGTGGCGGGCGTTCAACCACCAGGAACGACAGCAGAAGTCCCGCGTCGGCGCCCCGACGACCCAGACGATGCACGATAAGGGGCTCACGACGACAATCGACTGGAAGGACAAAGACGCCTACGGTCGCTCGATCTCCTCGAAGAAACGCAGCCAGATGCATCGATTGCGCAAATGGCAAGAGCGAATCCGAACGAAAGACGCCGGAGAGCGCAACCTGCAGTTCGCTCTCAGCGAAATCGATCGAATGGCCTCGGCACTCGGCGTCCCTCGTTCCGTTCGTGAAGTAGCGTCAGTCATCTACCGTCGTGCACTCAAAGAGGACCTCATTCGCGGTCGGTCGATCGAGGGTGTCGCGACATCCGCGCTGTACGCTGCCTGTCGGAAAGAAGGTATCCCTCGAAGCCTCGAGGAAATCTCGGAAGTCTCACGCGTCGAACGGAAAGAGATCGGTCGAACGTACCGCTATATCTCGCAGGAACTCGGCCTCGAGATGCGACCCGTCGACCCGAAAAAGTACGTCCCGCGCTTCTGTTCTGAACTCGAACTCTCCGAAGAGGTCCAGACCAAGGCCAACGAAATCATCGAGAAGACGGCCGAGGAAGGACTCCTCTCAGGGAAGTCACCAACCGGCTACGCCGCCGCTGCAATCTACGCCGCGTCGTTACTGTGCAACGAGAAAAAGACCCAACGAGAGGTCGCTGACGTCGCACAGGTGACCGAGGTGACGATCCGGAATCGGTATCAAGAACAGATCGAAGCGATGGGCATTCACGGCTAA
- the gfcR gene encoding transcriptional regulator GfcR has translation MKNVDDLIESAAELAARGLSKGEIADELNVSRETASWLVERSGTTPEPQDRPAEPTVPAGSPQDIHVDWSAIGRDSKRMRYIAAAMGDLLAKHGEDVDLTVGIEKAGGPVATLVARELETDLATYTPAKHQWEEGDIEDLGGTFSRNFAGIRDRECYIVDDTITSGTTMRETIEAIRADGGEPLACVVLADKQGVEELEGVPVYSLLQVISVGKGD, from the coding sequence ATGAAAAACGTGGACGACCTCATCGAGAGCGCGGCCGAGCTCGCAGCACGGGGGCTCTCGAAGGGTGAGATCGCCGACGAACTGAACGTCTCGAGAGAGACCGCGAGCTGGCTGGTCGAGCGAAGCGGGACGACGCCGGAGCCCCAGGATCGACCGGCCGAACCCACAGTCCCAGCCGGCAGCCCACAAGACATTCACGTCGACTGGTCAGCCATCGGCAGAGACAGTAAACGCATGCGCTACATCGCGGCGGCAATGGGCGACCTTCTCGCGAAACACGGTGAAGACGTCGACCTCACCGTCGGTATCGAGAAAGCCGGTGGTCCGGTGGCGACTCTCGTTGCGCGAGAACTCGAGACGGACTTGGCGACCTACACGCCCGCGAAACACCAGTGGGAAGAAGGTGACATCGAAGACCTCGGTGGCACGTTCAGTCGGAACTTCGCGGGCATCCGCGACCGAGAGTGTTACATCGTAGACGATACGATCACGAGCGGCACGACGATGCGCGAGACGATCGAGGCTATTCGGGCCGACGGTGGCGAACCACTGGCATGTGTCGTCCTCGCGGACAAACAGGGCGTCGAGGAACTCGAGGGTGTTCCCGTCTACTCCCTGCTCCAGGTGATCAGCGTCGGAAAAGGCGATTAA